A genomic window from Variovorax paradoxus includes:
- a CDS encoding TatD family hydrolase, translating to MATFVDTHCHLDAPEFGAEMPALRARAAGLGVAMCVIPAVAVFNFATVRELAHAQGDAYALGIHPLCTGEAKDEDLETLDAELTARRGDPRLVAVGEIGLDYFVEGLDGPKQERFFHTQLQLARRHGLPVLIHVRRSVDKVLKHLRQTAGGRPWQGIAHAFNGSEQQAHACIDLGLKLGFGGAVTFERALQLRRLATTLPIESIVMETDAPDIQPHWLYRTQAQRDAGEPQGRNEPAELPRIAEVVAGLRGMGIDELAAATTRNALETLPRLENLMAMSERPPQPA from the coding sequence ATGGCTACCTTCGTCGATACCCACTGCCATCTGGATGCGCCCGAATTCGGTGCGGAGATGCCGGCCCTGCGCGCCCGCGCCGCCGGGCTGGGGGTGGCGATGTGCGTGATCCCGGCGGTGGCCGTCTTCAATTTCGCCACCGTGCGCGAATTGGCCCATGCGCAGGGCGATGCCTACGCGCTGGGAATCCACCCGCTGTGCACCGGCGAGGCGAAGGACGAAGACCTCGAAACCCTCGATGCCGAGTTGACAGCACGGCGCGGCGACCCGCGGCTGGTAGCGGTCGGCGAGATCGGGCTCGACTACTTCGTCGAGGGGCTCGACGGCCCGAAGCAGGAGCGTTTTTTTCACACTCAGTTGCAACTGGCACGCAGGCATGGGTTACCCGTGCTCATCCACGTGCGGCGCTCGGTTGACAAGGTGCTCAAGCATCTTCGCCAGACGGCGGGCGGCAGACCGTGGCAGGGCATTGCCCATGCCTTCAACGGCAGCGAGCAGCAGGCCCATGCGTGCATCGATCTCGGCCTGAAGCTGGGCTTCGGCGGCGCGGTGACCTTCGAGCGGGCCCTTCAACTGCGGCGGCTCGCCACCACGCTGCCGATCGAATCGATCGTGATGGAAACCGATGCGCCCGACATCCAGCCGCACTGGCTGTACCGCACGCAGGCCCAGCGCGATGCCGGCGAGCCGCAGGGCCGCAACGAGCCGGCCGAGCTGCCGCGCATCGCCGAAGTGGTGGCCGGCCTGCGGGGCATGGGCATCGACGAACTGGCCGCGGCCACCACCCGGAACGCGCTCGAAACGCTTCCGCGTCTCGAAAACCTCATGGCCATGTCGGAACGCCCGCCGCAACCCGCGTAG
- a CDS encoding DNA-deoxyinosine glycosylase, with the protein MNPPATSDAASSMLTGLAPIVSPATAVLILGSFPGVKSLERQQYYAHPQNQFWKILQAVWPEVPLPSGVDSYAQRCRWLLDRGLGVWDVYASCEREGSLDSAIRAPVANDIAGLHLPKLAAIAHNGGESFKHARHTRTLGVPVYQLPSTSPANASWSFERKLAAWREVLATHKLVV; encoded by the coding sequence ATGAATCCCCCCGCCACATCCGATGCCGCCAGCTCCATGCTCACGGGGTTGGCGCCCATCGTCTCGCCCGCAACGGCCGTGCTCATCCTCGGCAGCTTCCCGGGCGTCAAGTCGCTCGAACGGCAGCAGTACTATGCACACCCCCAAAACCAGTTCTGGAAGATCTTGCAAGCTGTCTGGCCCGAAGTCCCTTTGCCGTCGGGTGTAGACAGCTACGCGCAGCGCTGCCGCTGGCTGCTCGACCGCGGCCTGGGCGTGTGGGACGTGTATGCGTCCTGCGAGCGCGAGGGCAGCCTCGACTCGGCCATCCGCGCGCCCGTGGCGAACGACATTGCCGGGCTGCACCTGCCGAAGCTCGCCGCCATTGCGCACAACGGCGGCGAGAGCTTCAAGCATGCGCGCCACACGCGCACCCTCGGCGTGCCGGTCTACCAGCTGCCTTCCACCAGTCCTGCCAATGCGTCGTGGAGCTTCGAGCGCAAGCTTGCGGCGTGGCGCGAGGTGCTGGCCACCCACAAACTAGTCGTCTGA
- a CDS encoding GspE/PulE family protein: MSAVPAVSAPAPLAARHEGPLDLRRLIEWLAADGVISPVEAKRTIARCAQAESRQAPLVRLANVAMTRESDNKPLDLEMLTQWLAGRAGLTYLRIDPLKVDVGKVADTMSAAYAERHKVLPVQVLPNEVVVATAEPFLTDWIAEVERQARRSVRRVVANPADIQRYTAEFFALAKSVRAAQKAGGNTGGASFEQLVELGKSNKQLDANDQSVVQVVDWLWQYAFDQRASDIHLEPRREQGVIRFRIDGILHPAYQMPMGVMNAMVARIKLLGRMDVVEKRRPLDGRIKTRNMRGDEVEMRLSTLPTAFGEKMVMRIFDPDTAVKDLDALGFAQHDAQRWEQLVTRPNGIILVTGPTGSGKTTTLYSTLKRVATEEVNVSTVEDPIEMIEPSFNQTQVQPQLDFGFTEGLRALMRQDPDIIMVGEIRDLATAEMAVQAALTGHLVFSTLHTNDAPSAITRMMELGVPSYLINAVMLGVLAQRLVRTLCPNCKQPDDTVTREKLETIVKPWQITGSVRAYKPVGCVDCRMTGYMGRMGLYELLSISEAFKAQVTKEPNLGGLRRQAVIDGMRPLRLAGALRVAEGVTTIEEVLSATPPLE, from the coding sequence ATGAGCGCTGTTCCCGCTGTTTCTGCTCCCGCCCCCCTGGCCGCCCGCCACGAAGGCCCGCTCGACCTTCGGCGCCTTATTGAATGGCTCGCCGCCGATGGCGTGATTTCCCCGGTCGAAGCCAAGCGCACCATCGCGCGTTGCGCGCAGGCCGAAAGCCGGCAGGCACCGCTGGTGCGGCTGGCCAACGTGGCCATGACGCGAGAGAGCGACAACAAGCCGCTAGACCTCGAAATGCTTACGCAATGGCTCGCGGGCCGCGCCGGGCTCACGTACCTGCGCATCGACCCGCTCAAGGTCGACGTGGGCAAGGTGGCCGACACCATGAGCGCCGCCTATGCTGAGCGCCACAAGGTGCTGCCGGTGCAGGTGCTGCCCAACGAGGTGGTGGTGGCCACGGCCGAGCCCTTCCTCACCGACTGGATCGCCGAGGTCGAGCGCCAGGCGCGCCGCTCGGTGCGCCGCGTGGTCGCCAACCCGGCTGACATCCAACGCTACACGGCCGAGTTCTTCGCGCTGGCGAAGTCGGTGCGCGCCGCGCAGAAGGCCGGCGGCAACACCGGCGGCGCGAGCTTCGAGCAGCTGGTGGAGCTCGGCAAGAGCAACAAGCAGCTCGACGCCAACGACCAGAGCGTGGTGCAGGTGGTCGACTGGCTGTGGCAGTACGCCTTCGACCAGCGCGCGAGCGACATCCACCTGGAGCCGCGCCGCGAGCAGGGCGTGATCCGCTTCCGTATCGACGGCATCCTGCATCCGGCCTACCAGATGCCGATGGGCGTGATGAACGCGATGGTCGCGCGCATCAAGCTGCTGGGCCGCATGGACGTGGTGGAAAAGCGCCGCCCGCTCGACGGCCGCATCAAGACCCGCAACATGCGCGGCGACGAAGTCGAAATGCGCCTGTCGACCCTGCCGACCGCCTTCGGCGAGAAGATGGTGATGCGGATCTTCGACCCCGACACCGCGGTGAAAGACCTCGACGCGCTGGGCTTCGCGCAGCACGACGCGCAGCGCTGGGAACAGCTGGTCACGCGGCCCAACGGCATCATCCTGGTGACCGGGCCCACGGGCTCGGGCAAGACCACCACGCTGTATTCCACGCTCAAGCGCGTGGCGACCGAAGAGGTCAACGTGAGCACGGTGGAAGACCCGATCGAAATGATCGAGCCCTCGTTCAACCAGACGCAGGTGCAGCCGCAGCTGGACTTCGGGTTTACCGAAGGCCTGCGCGCGCTGATGCGGCAGGACCCGGACATCATCATGGTCGGCGAAATCCGCGACCTCGCCACTGCCGAGATGGCGGTGCAGGCCGCGCTCACCGGCCACCTGGTTTTCAGCACGCTGCACACCAACGACGCGCCGAGCGCCATCACGCGGATGATGGAGCTGGGCGTGCCTTCGTACCTCATCAACGCGGTGATGCTGGGCGTGCTCGCGCAGCGGCTGGTGCGCACGCTGTGCCCCAACTGCAAGCAGCCCGACGACACCGTCACCCGCGAGAAGCTGGAGACCATCGTCAAGCCGTGGCAGATCACGGGCTCGGTGCGCGCTTACAAGCCGGTGGGTTGTGTCGATTGCCGCATGACCGGGTACATGGGCCGCATGGGGCTGTACGAACTGCTGAGCATCAGCGAGGCGTTCAAGGCGCAGGTCACGAAGGAGCCCAACCTGGGCGGGCTGCGCAGGCAGGCCGTGATCGACGGCATGCGGCCGCTGCGGCTGGCCGGCGCGCTGCGCGTGGCCGAAGGCGTGACGACCATCGAAGAGGTGCTGAGCGCCACGCCGCCGCTGGAATAA
- a CDS encoding spermidine synthase translates to MASSKTSISLPEVNFSDWGDIRYLHLGTEWVQGSMKLDAPFEIELEYVQRMMAWLLFADGKTVATRHAMQLGLGAATLTKFSRKILRMRTTAIELNPQVVSACRGWFKLPPDDPKLRVVIADAAAEIRKPEWHGTVDALQVDLYDHEAAAPVLDSEEFYADCRALLTEDGCMTVNLFGRSSSYERSLEKIAGAFGADAVWAFKPTREGNTVVLAQRTPSRPKRDALAERAQTIQTRWGLPAPKWLRVFKPLNISITRPAGP, encoded by the coding sequence ATGGCATCGAGCAAAACTTCTATTTCTCTCCCCGAAGTCAATTTCTCCGACTGGGGCGACATCCGCTACCTGCACCTGGGCACCGAATGGGTCCAGGGTTCGATGAAGCTCGACGCGCCTTTCGAGATCGAACTCGAATACGTGCAACGCATGATGGCTTGGCTGCTCTTTGCCGACGGCAAGACCGTGGCCACCCGCCATGCGATGCAGCTCGGCCTGGGTGCGGCCACGCTCACCAAGTTCAGCCGCAAGATCCTGCGCATGCGCACCACCGCGATCGAGCTCAATCCGCAGGTCGTGTCGGCCTGCCGCGGCTGGTTCAAGCTGCCGCCCGACGACCCGAAGCTGCGCGTGGTGATCGCCGACGCCGCAGCCGAGATCCGCAAGCCCGAATGGCACGGCACTGTCGATGCCTTGCAGGTCGACCTGTACGACCACGAGGCCGCCGCGCCCGTGCTCGACAGCGAAGAGTTCTACGCCGACTGCCGCGCGCTGCTCACCGAAGACGGCTGCATGACGGTCAACCTCTTCGGCCGCTCGTCGAGCTACGAGCGCAGCCTCGAAAAGATTGCAGGCGCATTCGGCGCCGATGCCGTCTGGGCCTTCAAGCCGACGCGCGAAGGCAACACGGTGGTGCTCGCGCAGCGCACCCCGAGCCGTCCAAAGCGCGATGCGCTTGCCGAGCGCGCCCAAACGATCCAGACTCGCTGGGGCTTGCCCGCGCCGAAATGGTTGCGTGTCTTCAAGCCTCTGAATATTTCAATCACTCGACCTGCCGGCCCATGA